From a single Micromonospora pallida genomic region:
- the eccE gene encoding type VII secretion protein EccE → MTVATTGRPIAATGSGDPAPADRPDRGAATPGVAAASRPPSPARWPARRPRPVLGVRAGQIVAAQVAVALVGAALGRGVLATAGAVLVAVLLLSVAWVRLRGRWLFEWLGTATGHLTRRRVLAPSTDPAALLALVAPDASVHGTELAGDLTAVVGDPEGLTVLLELTDPGGLLGDGERHLPTPAALLPPAGPDAPPVRIQLLLAGAPAPVPGAGGSQVATSYRQLTEGRVPGYERAVLAVRALRVDGWSDEELRRALAGALRKVVRRLAPVTARPLGEEAALRVLGELAHHDGGQPARESWRALRLGGLVQSTHRLRRWPDPRTEGGRRLVPRLLGLPATAITVLLSAGPHGGDPARPRGGDPASLELSVRLAAGTPGDLSVAEQALRRLVHGLGGAVRRLDGDQLPGLTGTLPLARAGGGVSAVAGPLDAVELPLGTAGLMIGLNRHGLPVTLRLFRPEATRIVLVGGVRVAQLVAVRAMALGARIVVQTARPRAWEPFVRGVGVPGGAIVMVPPGRPVGGAGSPLRPLLLVVDAGPVAADPTPEPGWQATLVVRDELTTADADALARADLAVLQPLDAAEATVAGTALGLGGSAQWLTRIREDMVAVVNRRALRWALVAPTLVEAQLIGPPTRR, encoded by the coding sequence GTGACGGTGGCGACGACCGGGCGGCCCATTGCGGCGACCGGGAGCGGGGATCCGGCCCCGGCCGACCGGCCGGACCGGGGTGCAGCCACGCCGGGCGTCGCGGCCGCGTCCCGACCCCCGTCGCCGGCCCGGTGGCCCGCGCGCCGGCCCCGCCCCGTGCTCGGCGTACGGGCCGGCCAGATCGTCGCCGCGCAGGTGGCGGTCGCCCTGGTCGGTGCCGCCCTGGGTCGGGGCGTCCTGGCCACCGCCGGCGCGGTGCTGGTCGCGGTGCTGCTGCTGTCGGTCGCCTGGGTGCGACTCCGGGGACGGTGGCTCTTCGAGTGGCTGGGCACCGCCACCGGACATCTGACCCGGCGGCGGGTCCTCGCTCCGTCCACCGACCCGGCCGCGCTGCTCGCCCTGGTCGCGCCGGACGCCTCGGTGCACGGCACCGAACTGGCCGGCGACCTCACCGCGGTCGTCGGCGACCCGGAGGGGCTGACCGTCCTGCTCGAGCTGACCGACCCGGGTGGCCTGCTCGGGGACGGGGAACGGCACCTGCCCACCCCGGCGGCCCTGCTGCCGCCGGCCGGCCCGGACGCGCCACCGGTACGGATCCAGCTACTGCTCGCCGGTGCGCCCGCGCCCGTCCCCGGGGCGGGTGGCAGCCAGGTGGCGACCTCGTACCGGCAGCTCACCGAGGGGCGGGTGCCCGGGTACGAGCGGGCGGTGCTGGCCGTTCGGGCGCTGCGGGTCGACGGCTGGTCCGACGAGGAGCTCCGGCGCGCTCTCGCCGGGGCGCTGCGCAAGGTGGTTCGTCGTCTCGCCCCGGTCACCGCCCGTCCGCTCGGCGAGGAGGCCGCGCTGCGCGTACTGGGGGAACTGGCCCATCACGACGGCGGCCAGCCGGCCCGGGAGAGCTGGCGAGCCCTCCGCCTGGGTGGTCTGGTGCAGTCCACCCACCGGCTGCGGCGCTGGCCCGACCCGCGCACCGAGGGTGGTCGCCGGCTGGTGCCGAGGCTGCTGGGGCTGCCCGCCACGGCGATCACCGTCCTGCTCTCGGCCGGGCCGCACGGCGGCGACCCGGCGAGGCCGCGCGGCGGCGACCCGGCGTCGCTCGAGCTGTCGGTACGGCTGGCCGCCGGCACCCCGGGTGACCTCTCCGTGGCCGAGCAGGCGCTCCGCCGCCTGGTCCACGGCCTGGGCGGGGCGGTACGTCGGCTCGACGGCGACCAGCTTCCCGGACTCACCGGCACCCTGCCGCTGGCCCGCGCCGGAGGCGGGGTGTCCGCCGTCGCCGGCCCGCTCGACGCGGTGGAGCTGCCCCTCGGCACCGCCGGGCTGATGATCGGCTTGAACCGGCACGGCTTGCCGGTCACCCTGCGGCTGTTCCGTCCCGAGGCCACCCGGATCGTCCTGGTCGGTGGCGTACGCGTCGCGCAACTGGTCGCCGTGCGCGCGATGGCGCTCGGGGCCCGAATCGTGGTGCAGACAGCCCGCCCCCGGGCCTGGGAGCCGTTCGTCCGGGGGGTCGGTGTGCCGGGAGGCGCGATCGTGATGGTCCCGCCCGGACGGCCGGTGGGCGGGGCGGGCTCGCCGCTGCGCCCGCTGCTGCTGGTGGTGGACGCCGGCCCGGTGGCCGCCGATCCCACGCCCGAACCGGGTTGGCAGGCCACCCTGGTCGTCCGGGACGAGCTGACCACGGCGGACGCCGACGCCCTCGCCCGGGCGGACCTGGCGGTGCTGCAACCGCTGGACGCGGCCGAGGCCACCGTCGCCGGTACGGCGCTCGGATTGGGCGGCTCCGCCCAGTGGCTGACCCGGATCCGGGAGGACATGGTGGCGGTGGTCAACCGACGGGCGCTGCGCTGGGCGCTGGTCGC